The following is a genomic window from Azotosporobacter soli.
TCGCTTACGCTTCCATCCGCATCCGTGTCTGCCTTCGCATATGCGTCTTGCGCGACTTTTCTAGCAGAGCTGACTACATCACTTTTGCTGACAGAACTGCTTGCATCGTTTTCTGTCGTTGATTGAGAAACCACGCTTGTCCCACCCGTTAATCCAAGAAAGATTTCCATATCTTTCTCATAACTAGTCTCGCTGCCTCCACTTTTTGATTTTGCCGCCACCCTGTCAGAAGTGCTGGATGACTTCGAATATGTTTCCGCCGAATTATTCTCCGCAGCTGTCATCTGACTTTTAAACTTATTTATGGCTGACAACCAACTGGCGGAATAGTTTGACGTAACCTGCATGACGATTCCTCCTTTATTTTCCATTCACTTACACTTCTATATTCGTATTGCCACTGATGGAGATATTAGCCGATAAAATTTTTATAACAACACCTCCTTTAATAGTCTTCTTTTTTTGCATCACTCAACACTTCGTAAAGTCAGACACATGTTGAATTTTGGTTTTGATTGCATTATAATAACTCTGACGCAAACCTACAATCAACAGATTTCCCTCATCTGTACAAAAATAGATACATTTTAATTTTTTGTTCGATTTCAGGAGAAAAATATGCGAAAAAAGGCAGTATACAAAAGTGCTATTCGCTCACGTCATATGATTCGGCAAGCCTTTATCGAATTGATGAATGAGAAACCATTGGAAAAAATCACTGTAACCGACGTCATTGTCCGCGCCAACATTAATCGTGGAACTTTTTACGCACACTACCAAGATGTGCGCGCCGTTATCGAGCAGATTGAAAATGAGATCATTGAAAAAACACTCCTTGTCTTGCGCGATTTTCATTATATCGATTTTTTTCAAGACCCCTATCCCCTGTTATCAAAAATTTCCGCCTGGTTAGAAACTGATTTGGAATTTTATCGTATTCTTATTTGTTCACCAGGTGCGGAACAATTTTTATTTAAACTTCGAAAAATTTTCCTAGAGTATCTTGAATCGAATAGTGACATCCCCGATTCACTTAAAAACTCACAGGGTTTTTACATTCGAGCAAATTTCTTTGCAGGAGGAATTGTCCATTTGTATCAACTCTGGTTTCAAAACGAGTTACCTATTTCATTCAATGAATTATCGCTAGAAGTCAGCAAGTTACTTATCGATACTTCCAGCGAATTGACCGCAATCGCTCAAACATAAATGATTCTTGGCATCGTTTTTCCTGCTCACCCTAATGTGAATGGAAATAGGTCTTTGCATATTTTAAAGTTGTCATCCTTTTAATTACCACTATCACTGTTCAAAAGAAAAACTCCTAGCAATAAAAAATCACCAGAATCCCCCTCTTAGAACAGTATCTGTTTTTTTTACAAATGACCCACGCATAAGAATATGCAAAGCATCTTTGCATAAGACGTAACTCCGTTGCGAGAGAGTTTGTTGCGCATTCAAAAAAGCTCTTAACATACTTTGTAATATACAAACACCTACACACATAAAAAAGCTTCACAGCCACGCTGTGAAGCTTTACTTTTAGTTTGGTGGAGACGAGGGGGATCGAACCCCTGACCTTTTGAATGCGAGCCAAACGCTCTCCCAGCTGAGCTACGCCCCCACTGCCTACATTACATATTATACCACTAATTGGTTCAATAATTAACAGTTTTTTTCTCTCTGCGGTAACTTTTTTTATTCCGTTATCCGCTGACGATGGCTGTAGACGGTAAAGCCGTTTCCTTTTGCCGCGCCGATCAGCGTGATGCCAAGTTCCTCTGCCAAGTCCACCGCGAGCGTGGTCGGCACGGAGCGGGCAATGACGATGGGAACGGACATCTTGCTCAACTTGAGCAGGATTTCCGACGAGACGCGACCGCTGAAGACGATCGCCTTGTCTTGCATCGTCAACTTTTCTTTCAGGCAACGCCCGTACAGTTTGTCAAACACGTTGTGACGGCCGATATCTTCGCTGTAAGCGACAAAGCGTCCTTCGGCGGCCACTGCGCCGCAGTGAACGCCGTGCGTCAATTGATGCGTGGCAGCGGACGCTTCCAGCGCATGCGCATAGTAGTTCACCAAGTCGGGCTGGATGCACAGTTCACTTTCGACATGTTTGCTGACCGCAGCATCATTGGCAAAATAAAATTCCGCGCGGCCGCGACCGCAGCAAGCCGAGAGGCAGCGTTTCAGATAACGGCCTGCAACTTCCGGTCTCACTTCGTCCGCCTCCAGCCAGATCATGCCCCGTTCGCGGTCAAGCGTCAGCTTTGTCAGCGCAGCGCTGTCTTTGATCATGCCTTCCGAGACAACAAAGCCGAGCGCCAATTCTTCTTCTTCGCTCGGCGTACAGAGCATCGTGACGATTTCTTTGCCGTTCAAATACAGCGTCAACGGCATTTCTTCCGAAATTGGCGCATCGATTTTTACGCCGCCCTGTTTCGTGATGCGCAGCGCCGTGCGATAATCGACCGCCAGCGGCTGGCGCACATCCGGGTTATTATTTTTCACCGCACCAGCCACCTCCTCGTCTGAGCAAAGCGT
Proteins encoded in this region:
- the fdhD gene encoding formate dehydrogenase accessory sulfurtransferase FdhD is translated as MKNNNPDVRQPLAVDYRTALRITKQGGVKIDAPISEEMPLTLYLNGKEIVTMLCTPSEEEELALGFVVSEGMIKDSAALTKLTLDRERGMIWLEADEVRPEVAGRYLKRCLSACCGRGRAEFYFANDAAVSKHVESELCIQPDLVNYYAHALEASAATHQLTHGVHCGAVAAEGRFVAYSEDIGRHNVFDKLYGRCLKEKLTMQDKAIVFSGRVSSEILLKLSKMSVPIVIARSVPTTLAVDLAEELGITLIGAAKGNGFTVYSHRQRITE
- a CDS encoding TetR/AcrR family transcriptional regulator; the encoded protein is MRKKAVYKSAIRSRHMIRQAFIELMNEKPLEKITVTDVIVRANINRGTFYAHYQDVRAVIEQIENEIIEKTLLVLRDFHYIDFFQDPYPLLSKISAWLETDLEFYRILICSPGAEQFLFKLRKIFLEYLESNSDIPDSLKNSQGFYIRANFFAGGIVHLYQLWFQNELPISFNELSLEVSKLLIDTSSELTAIAQT